The DNA sequence GGAACTGCCGGCGACCTGGGCCGCGATCGCGCCGACGGGCGCCTTCTCGGCCGAGGAGCGCGCGATGGCGGTGCGCTCACGTCCCCCGTCATCGCTCGCGCCGGTGGTCTGGACGGACGAGTACTCCAACCTCGTGGGACTATTGGACCCAGACCGTCGATAAGGGCCCGCCTGCGGCGTCGGGCTTCGCCCTTCGTCACTGCGGCGGCCGCACAAGGCCGCCTCGTTCCTCAGGACTCGCCCTCCTTGCATCCGGACCCTTCTCGACGGTCTGGGCGGGTCAACAATTCCGTCTGAGCGGCCGGGGGTCCTCGGATTCGGCAGATCAGCGGGAGGCACCCGAAGGCGATCCGAGTGAATGGACCGCGGGCCTGATCCGCCGCGGTCAGATCTTTCGTCCTGGCAAGGAGACCCGCAGCGACCGCGAATCCAGCCGCTTGAGCACAGGCTGGAGGCAGCCGGAATCGAGCCGAGACAAGGAACGCGACGATGGGGGCTCTGAGGCGGGCTCGTGCCCGCCGCAGGAGAGCCCGAGGAGCGTGACGCAGTCGCAGGCCGATTGCGGCCGCCGACTACACGCGGCCGAAGTCGTCGGCGAGGCGCTCGATATCGTCCTCGCCGAAGTAATCCCCCCGCTGCACCTCGATGAAGACGACCGGCTCGGCGCCCGCGTTGCGGACCCGGTGCGCCGCCCCGCAGTGGATGTTCACCGAGTCGCCGGGGCGCAGCGCGACCTCCTGCCCGTCGACCGTGACGACCGCCTCGCCGGCGAGGAAGTGCCAGTGCTCGCTCCGGCGCTTGTGGCGCTGGAGCGAGAGGCGCATGCCGGGGTCGACGGTGATGCGCTTGACCTTGTGGTCCGCCGCGTCGGCGAGGACCTCGTAGTGCCCCCAGGGCCTGTGCTCCTTCATCGGCGTCAACCGTAG is a window from the bacterium genome containing:
- a CDS encoding phosphomannose isomerase type II C-terminal cupin domain; this translates as MKEHRPWGHYEVLADAADHKVKRITVDPGMRLSLQRHKRRSEHWHFLAGEAVVTVDGQEVALRPGDSVNIHCGAAHRVRNAGAEPVVFIEVQRGDYFGEDDIERLADDFGRV